From Deinococcus betulae, the proteins below share one genomic window:
- a CDS encoding NADH-quinone oxidoreductase subunit N, with the protein MLTPPDVALTPMLPVLIVLAGALASTLLGFWVPRLTLTFINIGALLLSGASLALLWNRGLTAFGGGFVADNAALLLAFVLLIGTLMTLLVTLDTAWRARVSFPEFDAMLMYAVTGCLLIAFSGDLVVMLIGLEIMSLSSYVLATLQGSRRAEESGLKYFLLGAAGSAVLIYGLAFVYGATGSLNYAEIAARVASVQGLNPENVGILVGGALLLLCGFGFKVALAPFHQWTPDVYGGAPTSVSLFLSTVVKVAAFAGMLRVFSGALADAPGWHSVLQILIAATLIIGNFAALRQGNFKRMLAYSAVAHTGFLAMALLGTPQAGGAALTYYLLIYTLMTAAALAIVAALQRSEAGFENNDMRGLYYRHPGYAVALAICLASLAGLPPFAGFFGKYLVFQAAFQNGYVWLSVLAALTSVAALVYYLRPAMLMFMPDRTPAREYAHGQRPPTTFAVALGVGGVTVLGLLPNLWYGWVANPGIWSLLAGR; encoded by the coding sequence ATGCTGACGCCCCCCGATGTGGCCCTGACCCCCATGCTGCCGGTGCTGATCGTTCTGGCCGGCGCCCTGGCCAGTACCCTGCTGGGCTTCTGGGTGCCGAGGCTTACCCTGACCTTTATCAACATCGGCGCCCTGCTGCTGTCGGGCGCCAGCCTGGCCCTGCTGTGGAACCGGGGCCTGACAGCGTTTGGCGGCGGCTTCGTGGCCGACAATGCTGCGCTGCTGCTGGCCTTTGTGCTGCTCATCGGCACCCTGATGACCCTGCTGGTCACGCTGGACACCGCCTGGCGGGCCCGCGTGTCCTTCCCCGAATTTGACGCCATGTTGATGTACGCCGTGACTGGCTGCCTGCTGATCGCCTTTTCGGGCGACCTCGTGGTCATGCTGATCGGCCTGGAAATCATGAGCCTGAGTTCCTACGTGCTGGCCACCCTGCAGGGCTCGCGCCGCGCCGAGGAATCGGGCCTCAAATATTTTCTGCTGGGTGCGGCGGGCAGCGCGGTGCTGATTTACGGCCTGGCGTTTGTGTACGGCGCGACCGGCAGCCTGAACTACGCTGAAATTGCCGCGCGGGTCGCCTCGGTGCAGGGCCTGAACCCGGAGAACGTGGGCATTCTGGTCGGCGGCGCCCTGCTGCTGCTGTGCGGCTTTGGCTTTAAGGTGGCGCTGGCGCCCTTCCATCAGTGGACGCCCGATGTCTACGGCGGCGCGCCCACCAGTGTCAGCCTCTTTCTCAGCACGGTGGTCAAGGTGGCCGCTTTTGCCGGCATGCTGCGGGTGTTCTCGGGCGCTCTGGCCGACGCGCCGGGCTGGCACTCGGTCCTGCAGATCCTGATTGCGGCCACACTCATTATCGGCAACTTTGCGGCGCTGCGGCAGGGTAACTTCAAGCGGATGCTGGCGTATTCGGCGGTGGCCCACACCGGCTTTCTGGCGATGGCCCTCCTGGGCACGCCCCAGGCGGGCGGCGCGGCCCTCACCTATTACCTGCTGATTTACACCCTGATGACGGCCGCCGCCCTGGCCATCGTGGCGGCCCTGCAGCGCAGCGAAGCGGGTTTTGAGAACAACGACATGCGTGGCCTCTACTACCGGCACCCTGGCTACGCGGTGGCGCTGGCCATCTGCCTGGCCTCGCTGGCGGGGTTGCCGCCGTTTGCGGGATTTTTCGGGAAGTATCTGGTGTTTCAGGCCGCATTCCAGAACGGCTACGTCTGGCTGAGCGTCCTGGCTGCCCTGACCAGTGTGGCGGCGCTGGTGTATTACCTGCGCCCCGCCATGCTGATGTTCATGCCCGACCGCACGCCTGCGCGCGAATACGCTCATGGCCAGCGTCCACCCACCACTTTCGCCGTGGCGCTGGGCGTCGGCGGCGTGACGGTGCTGGGCCTGCTGCCTAACCTGTGGTACGGCTGGGTGGCCAATCCGGGGATCTGGAGCTTACTGGCTGGGCGGTAA
- a CDS encoding NADH-quinone oxidoreductase subunit M yields the protein MNTLTDWLPTLMIFLPVLGSLLLLVVPKTFRDEVAGFIAALTLGAGLAIWRGGGSELFRWDWIPPLGITYSVQLSGVSLALALVTAFMSFIAILYTARRIPNPGPMLSLILAMETGLIGIFAAQDLLLFYVFFEDALIPALLMLAMYGKAGRMRALVKFAAYTLFGSLLMLVSIIGVKALGGSPTFAMTDLKAHLVTGPAQTWLYLGFLAAMAVKLPLWPLHAWLPDFHEQNHDSGVPDVMGTLYKVGGYGLFTFAIPLFPDASLELRPILMGLAAFTALYAAWIAFRQTDWKRLLAYAGLSHMGFVGLGVFSLNETAVIGAMYLLAFQNLYTGALFLSVGMVQERIGSLETRVGGVMTQAGALSGLTMALWFASIAVPGLAGFIGEFSILLGAYQVSPWLTFIAGITTIAAAAYALTAFQTTFWQARPRGAVTVRDLVHTEWLVLALPLAVLVLFGVYSTPALNLMQPAVRTVLSALGGN from the coding sequence ATGAACACGCTGACCGACTGGCTGCCGACCCTCATGATTTTTCTGCCGGTGCTGGGCAGTCTGCTGCTGCTGGTCGTGCCGAAGACCTTCCGGGATGAGGTCGCGGGCTTTATCGCTGCGCTGACCCTGGGCGCGGGCCTGGCCATCTGGCGCGGCGGCGGCTCGGAGCTGTTCCGCTGGGACTGGATTCCGCCGCTGGGCATCACCTACTCGGTGCAGCTGAGCGGGGTCAGCCTCGCGCTGGCGCTGGTCACGGCGTTCATGTCCTTTATCGCCATCCTGTATACGGCGCGGCGCATTCCCAATCCGGGTCCCATGCTGTCCCTCATCCTGGCGATGGAAACGGGCCTGATCGGCATTTTCGCCGCGCAGGACCTGCTGCTGTTCTACGTGTTCTTTGAAGACGCCCTGATTCCTGCTCTGCTGATGCTCGCCATGTACGGCAAGGCTGGGCGCATGCGGGCGCTGGTCAAGTTCGCGGCCTACACCCTGTTTGGCAGCCTGCTGATGCTGGTGAGCATCATCGGGGTCAAGGCCCTGGGCGGCAGCCCTACCTTCGCCATGACGGACCTAAAGGCCCACCTGGTGACTGGCCCGGCGCAGACCTGGCTGTATCTGGGCTTTCTGGCGGCGATGGCGGTCAAGCTGCCGCTGTGGCCGCTGCATGCCTGGCTGCCGGACTTTCACGAGCAGAATCACGACTCGGGCGTGCCGGACGTGATGGGCACCCTGTACAAGGTGGGCGGCTATGGCCTCTTTACCTTCGCCATTCCCCTGTTCCCCGACGCCAGCCTGGAACTGCGCCCCATTCTGATGGGCCTAGCGGCGTTCACCGCGCTGTACGCAGCCTGGATTGCCTTTCGGCAGACCGACTGGAAACGCCTGCTGGCCTACGCGGGCCTCTCGCACATGGGTTTTGTGGGTCTGGGTGTGTTCTCGCTGAACGAAACCGCCGTCATCGGCGCGATGTACCTGCTGGCCTTCCAGAACCTGTACACCGGCGCCCTGTTTCTCTCGGTGGGCATGGTGCAGGAGCGGATTGGCAGCCTGGAGACCCGCGTAGGCGGTGTCATGACGCAGGCCGGCGCCCTGAGCGGCCTCACGATGGCCCTGTGGTTCGCGTCCATTGCCGTGCCGGGGCTGGCGGGCTTTATCGGCGAGTTCTCGATTTTGCTGGGCGCCTATCAGGTCTCGCCGTGGCTGACCTTCATTGCGGGGATCACAACGATTGCCGCCGCTGCCTACGCCCTGACGGCCTTTCAGACAACATTCTGGCAGGCGCGGCCCCGGGGTGCGGTGACGGTGCGCGACCTCGTGCACACCGAATGGCTGGTGCTGGCGCTGCCGCTGGCTGTTCTCGTCCTATTCGGGGTGTATTCCACTCCGGCCCTCAACCTCATGCAGCCGGCCGTGCGCACGGTGCTGAGCGCCCTGGGAGGCAACTGA
- the nuoL gene encoding NADH-quinone oxidoreductase subunit L: MPALYLLPLIPLLSFALLMCLPRLFPAKTGGLLATGAVFAAFVVAVLRFLGQGDAPAHETLWAWLPNMALNANLSVGFWYDQLSALMALIITGVGFLIHVYSLSYMSHDPKFTRFFAFLNFFVAMMLILVLADSYPLMFVGWEGVGMASYLLIGFWFNGRNSEASNQEVREASDREGVANSNAARKAFIMNRIGDLGFMLGMFLLFKLYGTLSIPELAERVEGGAQVAAAGIELACLFLLVGAVGKSGQLPLTTWLPDAMAGPTPVSALIHAATMVTAGVYLVARSHFLYELAPNASLWVAWVGGLTALYGALSALNQHDIKKILAFSTVSQLGYMFMAVGLGSYAAGVFHLLTHAFFKALLFLAAGAVIHALHEEQDVRRMGGLHKFMPFTHLVSVAGVLAIAGIPIWSGFFSKDAILAAAYEANPGLYVIGLGVALLTAFYMGRWYFLVWRGAYRGHGHPHEADLLTKVPLGILAALATLGGFLNIPSFLGGGHAFDTYLGRAIPSHGHEIAASTEWLLTALAVAAGVIGLVWAFLEHRRGSLADGPLGETSTRALYLDTVYDNLVGNPSRAIAGALDTVDRGTDGALGGVARNASGPGGLFTLWQSGFVRAYAVSMLLGTALIIGYWALKTIGSGA; encoded by the coding sequence GTGCCTGCCCTCTATCTCCTGCCGCTGATTCCCCTGCTCTCGTTCGCGCTGCTCATGTGCCTGCCGCGCCTCTTCCCGGCGAAGACCGGCGGGCTGCTCGCCACCGGCGCGGTGTTCGCGGCGTTTGTCGTCGCCGTGCTGCGCTTTCTGGGCCAGGGGGACGCCCCCGCCCACGAAACGTTGTGGGCCTGGCTGCCCAACATGGCGCTGAACGCCAACCTCTCGGTGGGCTTCTGGTATGACCAGCTCTCGGCGCTGATGGCCCTGATCATCACGGGCGTCGGCTTTCTGATTCACGTCTACTCGCTGTCGTACATGAGCCACGACCCCAAGTTCACGCGTTTCTTTGCATTCCTGAATTTCTTCGTGGCCATGATGCTGATTCTGGTGCTGGCCGATTCCTACCCCCTGATGTTCGTGGGCTGGGAAGGCGTGGGGATGGCGAGTTACCTGCTCATCGGCTTCTGGTTTAATGGCCGCAACAGTGAGGCCTCAAATCAGGAGGTCCGCGAAGCCAGCGACCGCGAGGGCGTGGCGAACTCCAACGCGGCGCGCAAGGCCTTCATCATGAACCGGATTGGCGACCTGGGCTTCATGCTCGGGATGTTCCTGCTGTTTAAGTTGTACGGCACCCTCTCTATCCCCGAACTGGCCGAGCGGGTAGAGGGGGGCGCGCAGGTGGCCGCCGCTGGCATCGAACTGGCGTGCCTGTTCCTACTGGTGGGCGCGGTGGGCAAGAGCGGGCAGCTGCCCCTGACCACCTGGCTGCCGGACGCGATGGCAGGCCCCACGCCGGTCTCTGCTCTTATTCACGCGGCCACGATGGTCACGGCGGGCGTGTACCTGGTGGCGCGCAGCCACTTCCTCTATGAGCTGGCCCCGAACGCCTCACTGTGGGTGGCCTGGGTGGGGGGCCTCACGGCCCTGTATGGCGCCCTATCAGCCCTCAACCAGCACGACATCAAGAAGATTCTGGCGTTTTCCACGGTCTCGCAGCTGGGCTACATGTTTATGGCAGTAGGGCTGGGCTCGTACGCGGCGGGCGTGTTTCACCTGCTCACCCACGCTTTTTTCAAGGCGCTGCTGTTCCTGGCGGCGGGGGCCGTCATTCACGCGCTGCACGAGGAGCAGGATGTGCGGCGCATGGGCGGGCTGCACAAATTCATGCCCTTTACCCACCTCGTTTCGGTGGCGGGCGTGCTGGCGATTGCGGGCATTCCCATCTGGAGCGGCTTCTTTTCCAAGGACGCCATTCTGGCCGCCGCTTACGAGGCCAACCCTGGCCTGTACGTCATTGGCCTGGGCGTGGCGCTGCTGACCGCCTTCTACATGGGCCGCTGGTACTTCCTGGTGTGGCGCGGCGCATACCGGGGCCACGGCCACCCGCACGAGGCCGACCTGCTGACCAAGGTGCCGCTGGGCATTCTGGCGGCGCTGGCCACGCTGGGCGGCTTTCTGAACATCCCCTCGTTCCTGGGGGGCGGGCACGCCTTTGACACCTACCTGGGCCGCGCCATTCCCAGCCACGGCCATGAGATCGCTGCAAGCACCGAATGGCTGCTGACCGCGCTGGCGGTGGCGGCCGGCGTGATTGGTCTGGTCTGGGCATTCCTTGAACACCGCCGGGGCAGCCTCGCGGACGGACCGCTGGGCGAGACCAGCACCCGCGCCCTGTACCTGGACACCGTGTACGACAACCTCGTGGGGAACCCCAGCCGGGCCATTGCCGGGGCGCTGGACACCGTGGACCGGGGCACGGACGGTGCCCTGGGCGGCGTGGCGCGCAACGCCAGTGGGCCAGGCGGCCTGTTCACCCTGTGGCAAAGCGGCTTTGTGCGCGCCTACGCCGTCTCTATGCTGCTGGGCACCGCCCTGATTATCGGCTACTGGGCCCTGAAAACCATTGGAAGTGGCGCATGA